A window of the Penaeus monodon isolate SGIC_2016 chromosome 38, NSTDA_Pmon_1, whole genome shotgun sequence genome harbors these coding sequences:
- the LOC119596744 gene encoding mucin-17-like, giving the protein MSELLDEKFQSAFVQDPYFEMASNRINNSVRHGKLPKDWKLANVTPSYKDDWVDCVYTLSVDFKKAFDKVSNRRLGGVKVLTDATSDDHETPTSQIEDPAYPDQLAQESLTLHTLASPEDLGVHVLPPSDDVEGLVSAVPSLPSAQLDETSSAGNSVVTDDPAEEPELPHPDQIAQESQVGSVGDGLSTPTVSFPSPVTASSPHPSVPSGGIEGVAQNPHFPPNQYPQDVILATSPRFFNPHGQAYYPFPGPDGYPAIDPYRFYDQQRFYDQLRRPVDPSKIPPRRTSYNPHPVLPSTIFAPPERPIPLPPRRIKTRQPVNVRAPLPRPTPQTPTLTSETSENQSSSETDRLPDNDTPDHTDPEAPKDVTAPFFQPKREQWNSKIFFEIEQSRQQLEEAKQQSDTEDSASLPHPEVLAEEHSKIGEQSREERPEEGPNTKTSTEDRPKPSSSEEDQENAVGNAEIPIHDHENLSPLVSSAEKSGITIFPQDVDEVFQFEGSERDVSAAKPNGNRFVQLQPTPTDLRDIDASLYEGLRLPYYSILDEPAFPNGNQQIFEALENVDPSAFNEAVLAFEPQRTSEAPVNEVGSNIQQNLGIPIEPVTQVDTGIPATTPFNNQPQPSQQNLPQLQANSQFADFYDPGFLDYINALYRAQAPDYDYFYDYDSDYNIGSTGQFPGNQNSLPPQLQGGIPATTSGQPSLPPTGSLFNPWGYPLSPTSPTRGSQTGAGFPQQFFPQNIPFPTGFPAQGVIANQTQAFPFNPLGFQQQGILPFGYTPTPTTFVPGFQSTPQIPAVSTPRIRFQDDTVLEIRPSPNPPVGVTNSIEIQTPPSITFETSTSNPQMNENGKTDNESVSGVSQATLNSLLTTNQTQVIPQQNLSVVPPPSTFASPVQVPLPNDSLPTVSQELIVEQSGGLGGNLGSVVPVKKVSISSPNQPQNLPKGSESVKPHTATSTLPKQNIPEVSEITLNNVPSIPAVLEQNTSISSGNLTPNVPTQDKTSQAVQFPSTVPAQAVQLPDAFPTQNAPPLLAIPTQGIPLSSPVPPQDIQRPITVPSLDAPSQNAQLPSAVPTQGIPLLSVDPTQDAKLYFANGTQGLQLPSTPTTQNTQLPINIPPQNAQQPLSVQTQNVQIPSSVPIQGAQRPPAVPTQGVQLPSAVPTQGVQLPSAVPTQGVQLPSAVPTQDVQFPSAVSTQGVQLPSALPTQGVQLPSALPTQGVQLPSTLPTQGVQLPSVPTQGVQLPSVPTQGVQLPSALPTQDVQLPSALPTQGVQLPSAVPTQGVQLPSAVPTQGVQLPSVPTQGVQLPSAVPTQGVQLPSALPTQGVQLPSAVLTQGVQLPSAVPTQSVQLPSAVPTQGVQLPSVPTQGVQLPSVPTQGVQLPSVPTQGVQLPSAVPTQGVQLPSAVPFGQQPSVVSTQYTPLTFGYPTQGIQSPTVSSQFIQLPALVPTQNLPPAVPVQSKRPPSVVSAQGIQLPSAFPTLSSLVPVRGSRPPSAVPTQPPSQRVPVPSEGAQILSGFLGSLSQTTSPPSGFSTSPPLQDLQNTLLIPLSPVKGKSSFTDLPGKKLPEITQVEDKINTIGNVVTRPPLSVLTARPPTAVLGNDPIRSPATGSPPATPTLQTEAFNDFMNFFGLRNGDETSTLNPTTTRGSNEFAVGSGLVVDSKVLQDLHKLKNVGPRQDTTTRSYPLDPSLLNSTRLFANLAEAIRNTINPSYFILTKHDVGNYSSPPLIRNSQHKQSINRLPAPKSVSETGVPDIENSSLNSLKGTQMNAKMPHLIASLQAMMDKSPKQPQDSEEDTNINGKNKNEKYYSTGNRIGADEFLLLFSNKSPILPDDGEYIILIPRPTELKFPTDSRPSAETTADIFTQGREFLDFADELRTDKLRADGTIKPHSAVRRRAPAIDPAEERIGPISSSGETEDPLEHPVGGAFYGLSTDPGTLNWLAPYSGGFGLREPRKGDGSGERTEKKIDDAQTNSSNLISNDYADFPLAESNTLGLVSPPTLLPEDLQSPTLAEYYAKYFSTAQDPQVFFNPLATGSYPAYYNNSPRPTISGVRSPEQFGYFYQGQYPQFNLGVRGTGANPYDFALANFPTAALGQDRNAYNPNQTPQETTPADNIGNRAPPFPESVEEGTSTTEPNDTPDYAYDAVEGLSYDYKDSSIPDYLNGGNLDYSSDTAFDSVYSDYDVQLESNDNSTGLTTTNPLVVEGNIETGSGDTFSGLDANVAGLRVNGGADVTQTATQRPDFPTIAISQEAANASETVPTRNKEDFDFNSDVPVGDNVRYDQEILDAIISGEVRGDGIGPSGNIPLDYVYIAENIAPSGIPLPPLTEVPATLPSDNPETTISTPGIEVDTDRSSFSVSADGNSASGLNNAGSGTSGGEDPWFTNIPVDILVFTAAPTSGFQPDGLTPDDNIFTSQTKRVTPDSNIFTSLASRFTPESNMFTSQGNVFTPSNNAFTTELSVTTPIDSSFIYKNNNFIPEDNNFTPTYSIPITEGPIIASFDVVGTDLTREGPLNAIPTVNPISNDENDENISQDNASGVFESTSVPVFETTTMTSPVFETTTESAFETTTSVPVIDTTPLSLPQDLIFPDGDDNTNASFSNGISTAVPDVLDAILHVDIPGNQDIVFGGEVQLDQNQTVRNLQQGFSGESQTNMDIQGNEEVVQTPSDNLSFPQVPMQNESPAANQQVTVDEKQQASKDTQLKPHRTGNANETSQNAGINSTADVPFTNEQAEREESSGIQISAEVPLNTTDEQTDTKDERPNLASQLPFLELPEGAFGFTVTLGEINNTQSITQENIDNLLQNNTKITTEDIDDQIQNNTQSIAELIDNPLQNSAPVITENSNDGLQTATQNSTDVSNLQTEETDVSFRQGNDTFVDLQSNDTDTGILIIESTVEDTVPLLNIPGRVEPSGISSQTPVDVLLLGESGENIDSQTSAKGTQGDSSCNDTGDLSHNAELTIDFSSSEEPIILLDSSVELASIEDRGKDKNQDFVSLFQDQLDAIRKGIDTRDKPSAQAGKTPDLPVPSVAFTGFGEKNQFTTNVLSPTPAVQKVTETTTTTVFIPIVKPTNSPSTTKKVVSTLKGRPTPKPGIWRPTFGLPVQTQTSRPTSLKGISNQPSLASFLGGSTPPASFGLYGNYNNQQSVGAIATPGQGQYTRPSSIYDNASQQQNLGTYSESQGQTQKDNEREKWVWRNSFSSLPIRGREENIKNRPLTYNTNNFASGTGSQGGNHYAGSTYDQNKPKHTEYGKDSETDRWVWTSNRSGSLPTQNPPTPFPIRNTWVPDNYLLSPSVVNYVYSRVSPDTSETPVTDSSKKLGNRVTQPGPTTTTTPYYWYSSHSHTDPRVSVASRNVRSPPTSRHH; this is encoded by the exons atgagtgaACTCCTTGATGAGAAGTTTCAGTCAgcgtttgttcaggacccatactttgaaatggcgAGTAACCGTAtaaac AATTCAGTAAGACatggaaaactaccaaaagattggaaacttgCCAACGTTACACCTTCATACAA agaCGACTGGGTGGATTGTGTGTACACTTTAAGTgtagactttaagaaggcatttgataaggtgtctaaTAGAAGactaggtggagtgaaag TCCTGACAGATGCGACAAGTGATGACCATGAAACCCCAACAAGCCAGATCGAGGACCCAGCATATCCAGACCAATTGGCGCAAGAATCCTTAACGCTTCACACGCTCGCCAGTCCGGAAGACCTCGGCGTGCATGTTCTTCCACCTTCTGATGACGTTGAAGGACTGGTCTCAGCAGTTCCTTCACTTCCTTCGGCACAGCTGGATGAGACCTCCTCCGCTGGAAACTCAGTGGTGACGGACGACCCAGCTGAAGAGCCTGAGCTACCTCACCCTGACCAGATTGCTCAAGAGAGTCAGGTCGGGTCGGTTGGTGACGGGTTAAGTACTCCGAcagtttcatttccttctcctgtAACAGCGTCATCTCCTCATCCTTCTGTCCCATCTGGCGGCATAGAAGGCGTGGCACAGAATCCTCATTTCCCACCCAACCAATATCCTCAAGATGTCATTCTCGCAACCTCTCCACGTTTCTTTAATCCTCACGGACAGGCCTATTATCCATTTCCAGGACCAGACGGGTATCCTGCAATTGATCCTTACCGGTTCTACGACCAGCAGAGGTTTTACGACCAGTTAAGGCGACCAGTGGATCCTTCAAAGATCCCTCCTCGTCGGACGTCATATAATCCTCACCCTGTCCTCCCAAGTACAATATTTGCTCCTCCTGAAAGACCTATTCCCTTACCCCCAAGAAGGATTAAAACAAGGCAGCCTGTAAATGTAAGGGCCCCACTTCCGCGTCCAACACCGCAGACACCTACATTGACTTCAGAAACTTCTGAAAATCAGTCATCTTCTGAGACAGATAGACTTCCTGATAATGATACACCTGACCACACTGACCCTGAAGCCCCAAAAGATGTTACAGCCCCATTTTTCCAACCCAAAAGAGAGCAGTGGAACTCAAAAATATTTTTCGAGATCGAGCAAAGCAGACAACAACTAGAAGAAGCAAAACAACAGAGTGACACTGAAGATTCAGCAAGTTTGCCTCATCCCGAAGTATTAGCAGAGGAGCATTCTAAGATCGGAGAAcaaagcagagaggagagaccaGAGGAAGGACCGAACACAAAAACGTCGACTGAAGATCGTCCCAAGCCATCATCCAGTGAGGAGGATCAAGAGAATGCTGTAGGTAATGCAGAAATACCCATTCACGACCATGAGAATTTGTCGCCCCTGGTGTCTTCAGCAGAGAAATCAGGGATAACCATCTTCCCCCAGGACGTCGACGAAGTATTCCAGTtcgagggaagtgagagggatgtGTCAGCAGCCAAGCCCAATGGCAATAGATTTGTACAGCTGCAGCCAACACCAACAGACCTGAGAGATATTGATGCAAGTTTGTATGAAGGTTTAAGATTACCTTACTATTCTATCCTTGATGAGCCAGCTTTTCCGAATGGGAACCAGCAAATTTTCGAAGCACTAGAAAATGTAGATCCAAGTGCCTTTAACGAAGCAGTTCTGGCCTTTGAGCCACAGCGAACGAGTGAAGCACCAGTGAATGAAGTTGGTAGCAATATCCAGCAGAATCTGGGAATACCCATAGAACCTGTTACACAGGTGGACACGGGAATTCCTGCAACTACACCTTTCAATAACCAGCCCCAGCCATCCCAACAGAATCTGCCACAGTTACAAGCAAACTCGCAATTCGCAGATTTCTATGATCCAGGTTTTCTAGATTATATAAACGCACTCTATAGAGCGCAAGCACCAGATTATGACTATTTCTATGATTATGATTCGGATTATAACATTGGTTCAACTGGACAATTTCCAGGAAATCAAAATTCACTTCCTCCACAGCTGCAAGGCGGAATCCCTGCAACAACCTCTGGTCAACCATCTCTACCACCAACAGGGTCCCTTTTCAATCCTTGGGGTTACCCGCTCTCACCCACATCACCTACTCGTGGGTCACAAACCGGTGCTGGCTTCCCGCAACAATTCTTTCCTCAAAATATTCCTTTTCCCACAGGATTCCCAGCGCAGGGAGTGATCGCAAACCAAACTCAAGCCTTTCCATTTAATCCTCTTGGTTTTCAACAACAGGGGATCCTACCATTCGGCTATACTCCAACTCCAACAACTTTTGTACCTGGGTTTCAGTCAACCCCACAGATCCCTGCTGTATCCACTCCTAGGATTCGGTTCCAAGATGACACAGTACTGGAAATACGTCCTTCGCCAAATCCTCCAGTTGGTGTCACAAACAGTATAGAAATTCAAACCCCACCATCTATTACATTTGAGACATCTACATCTAATCCTCAAATGAACGAAAATGGTAAAACAGACAATGAGTCAGTCAGTGGGGTAAGCCAAGCAACACTAAATTCATTGTTGACAACCAATCAAACACAAGTTATACCACAACAGAATCTATCTGTTGTACCTCCCCCATCAACCTTTGCCTCTCCAGTACAAGTTCCTCTCCCAAATGATTCTTTACCAACAGTGAGCCAAGAGTTGATTGTTGAGCAATCTGGAGGACTTGGTGGAAATTTAGGTTCTGTAGTGCCAGTAAAGAAGGTATCAATATCTTCCCCAAATCAGCCACAAAACTTACCCAAAGGGAGTGAATCAGTAAAACCACACACAGCAACTTCCACACTTCCAAAGCAAAATATACCGGAAGTATCTGAAATCACTTTAAATAATGTACCTTCTATACCCGCGGTTTTAGAGCAGAATACATCCATATCATCTGGAAACCTAACCCCAAATGTTCCAACCCAGGATAAAACATCACAGGCTGTACAATTTCCATCAACTGTTCCAGCACAGGCTGTACAACTACCAGATGCTTTTCCAACACAGAATGCACCACCTCTCTTAGCTATTCCAACACAGGGAATTCCATTATCTTCCCCTGTGCCACCACAAGACATACAGAGACCTATAACAGTTCCTTCATTGGATGCTCCATCTCAGAATGCACAACTGCCTTCAGCTGTTCCAACACAGGGAATCCCGCTGCTTTCCGTTGATCCAACACAAGATGCAAAGTTATATTTCGCTAATGGCACACAGGGACTACAGCTGCCATCAACTCCCACAACGCAAAATACTCAATTACCGATAAATATTCCACCACAAAATGCCCAGCAACCTTTATCTGTGCAAACACAGAATGTACAAATACCCTCATCTGTTCCAATACAGGGTGCACAACGGCCTCCAGCTGTTCCAACACAGGGTGTACAGCTGCCTTCTGCTGTTCCAACACAAGGTGTACAGCTGCCTTCAGCTGTTCCAACACAGGGTGTACAGCTGCCTTCTGCTGTTCCAACACAGGATGTACAGTTTCCTTCTGCTGTTTCAACACAAGGTGTACAGCTGCCTTCAGCTCTTCCAACACAGGGTGTACAGCTGCCTTCAGCTCTTCCAACACAGGGTGTACAGCTGCCTTCTACTCTTCCAACACAGGGTGTGCAGCTACCTTCAGTTCCAACACAGGGTGTACAGCTGCCTTCAGTTCCAACACAGGGTGTACAGCTGCCTTCAGCTCTTCCAACACAGGATGTACAACTGCCTTCAGCTCTTCCAACACAGGGTGTACAGCTGCCTTCAGCTGTTCCAACACAGGGTGTACAGCTGCCTTCAGCTGTTCCAACACAGGGTGTACAGCTGCCTTCAGTTCCAACACAGGGTGTGCAGCTGCCTTCTGCTGTTCCAACACAGGGTGTACAGCTGCCTTCAGCTCTTCCAACACAGGGTGTACAGCTGCCTTCTGCTGTTTTAACACAGGGTGTACAGCTACCTTCAGCTGTTCCAACACAGAGTGTACAGCTGCCTTCTGCTGTTCCAACACAGGGTGTACAGCTGCCTTCAGTTCCAACACAGGGTGTGCAGCTACCCTCAGTTCCAACACAGGGTGTGCAGCTGCCTTCAGTTCCAACACAGGGTGTACAACTGCCTTCAGCTGTTCCAACACAGGGTGTACAACTGCCTTCAGCTGTCCCATTTGGGCAACAACCATCAGTTGTTTCAACACAATATACCCCACTAACATTTGGGTATCCAACGCAGGGCATACAATCACCTACTGTTTCTTCACAGTTTATACAACTACCTGCTCTTGTTCCAACACAAAACCTGCCTCCTGCTGTTCCAGTACAAAGTAAACGACCACCCTCTGTTGTTTCAGCACAGGGTATACAATTGCCTTCTGCTTTCCCAACACTCTCTTCTCTTGTCCCAGTCCGAGGTTCACGCCCGCCTTCTGCTGTGCCAACACAACCACCATCACAGAGAGTGCCAGTGCCATCTGAGGGTGCTCAGATTCTTTCGGGATTTTTAGGATCTCTATCACAAACGACGTCACCGCCTTCTGGTTTTTCAACATCGCCACCATTGCAAGATCTGCAAAATACACTCTTGATTCCTCTCTCACCTGTAAAGGGAAAATCATCATTTACGGACTTACCTggaaaaaaattaccagaaattaCTCAAGTCGaagataaaattaatactatTGGTAACGTGGTTACTCGGCCACCTCTCTCAGTTCTAACAGCTCGGCCTCCCACAGCGGTTCTTGGGAATGACCCGATTAGAAGCCCAGCCACTGGATCCCCTCCAGCAACACCTACTTTGCAGACTGAAGCTTTCAATGATTTTATGAATTTCTTTGGACTTCGTAATGGAGATGAAACATCTACTTTGAATCCTACTACTACTAGAGGCTCAAACGAGTTCGCTGTTGGTTCCGGATTGGTGGTGGACAGCAAGGTGTTGCAGGATTTGCACAAATTAAAGAACGTCGGACCTCGTCAGGACACCACAACCAGGAGCTATCCTTTAGATCCCTCTCTCCTTAATTCAACAAGACTCTTTGCAAACCTGGCAGAAGCAATTCGCAATACAATTAACCCTTCATATTTCATACTTACAAAACATGATGTCGGCAACTATTCCTCACCTCCACTTATTAGGAACAGTCAGCACAAGCAGTCGATAAACAGACTACCAGCTCCCAAGTCAGTTAGTGAAACAGGTGTACCAGATATTGAAAATTCATCACTAAATTCTCTAAAGGGAACCCAGATGAATGCCAAGATGCCACACCTTATTGCCTCTCTACAAGCAATGATGGACAAATCACCGAAGCAACCTCAAGATTCCGAGGAAGACACAAACATTAATggcaagaataagaatgaaaaatattacTCAACTGGCAATCGAATTGGTGCAGATgaattccttcttctcttctcaaaCAAGAGTCCAATTCTGCCTGATGACGGTGAGTATATTATCCTCATTCCCCGGCCAACTGAATTAAAGTTCCCTACTGATAGTAGACCTTCAGCTGAAACTACAGCAGACATCTTTACACAAGGGAGGGAGTTCTTGGACTTTGCTGATGAACTCAGAACTGATAAACTACGAGCTGACGGGACAATAAAACCACACAGCGCTGTCCGTCGTAGAGCCCCTGCCATAGATCCTGCAGAGGAGAGGATAGGACCCATAAGTTCTTCGGGCGAAACAGAGGACCCACTTGAGCATCCAGTGGGAGGAGCCTTTTATGGGCTCTCCACGGATCCAGGTACTTTAAATTGGTTGGCTCCATACTCTGGAGGTTTTGGCCTCCGTGAACCACGAAAAGGGGATGGTTctggagagagaacagagaaaaagatagacgATGCTCAGACCAATTCCTCCAATTTGATAAGCAATGACTATGCGGATTTCCCACTGGCAGAGAGCAATACGTTAGGATTGGTATCCCCACCCACACTCCTTCCTGAAGATTTACAAAGCCCAACACTAGCTGAGTATTATGCAAAGTATTTCTCCACAGCCCAGGACCCTCAGGTGTTTTTCAACCCATTAGCAACTGGGAGTTACCCAGCATACTATAACAATTCACCACGTCCCACCATCTCTGGAGTAAGAAGTCCAGAACAGTTTGGGTACTTCTATCAAGGACAATATCCACAGTTTAACCTTGGGGTTCGTGGTACAGGTGCAAATCCCTACGATTTTGCCTTGGCCAACTTCCCCACTGCTGCACTTGGACAAGACAGAAATGCCTataacccaaaccaaacaccaCAAGAGACAACACCTGCAGATAACATAGGCAACCGAGCGCCTCCTTTCCCGGAGTCAGTTGAGGAAGGTACATCTACTACAGAACCCAATGACACACCTGATTACGCCTATGATGCAGTGGAAGGACTGAGTTACGATTACAAGGACAGTTCCATCCCTGATTATCTCAACGGTGGTAACCTGGATTATTCTTCAGACACAGCCTTTGATTCAGTGTACTCTGATTACGATGTGCAATTAGAAAGCAACGATAATTCTACAGGGTTAACTACGACAAATCCCTTGGTTGTTGAGGGTAATATTGAAACAGGTTCCGGAGATACTTTTAGTGGGCTAGATGCCAACGTCGCTGGATTAAGAGTTAATGGAGGAGCTGATGTCACTCAAACTGCTACACAACGTCCAGATTTCCCCACGATTGCGATAAGTCAAGAAGCAGCAAATGCATCAGAAACAGTTCCTACCCGTAACAAGGAGGACTTCGACTTCAACTCGGATGTCCCTGTTGGTGACAATGTACGCTATGACCAAGAAATACTCGATGCCATTATAAGTGGCGAGGTAAGAGGGGATGGAATTGGTCCTTCGGGGAATATTCCTCTAGATTACGTTTACATTGCAGAGAATATCGCTCCAAGCGGAATACCCCTACCTCCACTGACTGAAGTACCTGCAACTTTGCCCTCCGATAATCCTGAAACTACTATTTCGACTCCTGGTATTGAGGTTGATACCGACAGAAGTAGCTTTTCCGTGAGCGCTGATGGTAATTCTGCCAGTGGGTTAAACAATGCTGGTTCCGGTACTTCAGGTGGTGAGGATCCTTGGTTCACAAACATCCCTGTAGACATTCTTGTTTTTACAGCGGCTCCTACCTCCGGATTTCAGCCAGATGGTCTGACGCCTGATGACAATATTTTCACTTCCCAAACGAAGAGGGTTACCCCTGATAGTAACATTTTTACCTCTCTTGCCAGCAGATTCACACCAGAAAGCAATATGTTCACATCTCAGGGCAATGTATTCACTCCTAGTAACAATGCATTTACCACTGAACTTAGTGTTACCACACCGATAGACAGCAGTttcatatataagaataataatttcataCCAGAAGATAATAATTTTACTCCGACCTACAGCATTCCCATAACCGAAGGCCCCATTATAGCTTCCTTTGACGTGGTAGGAACTGATCTCACCAGAGAAGGCCCTCTCAATGCCATTCCCACTGTGAATCCTATTtctaatgatgagaatgatgaaaatatttcACAAGATAATGCAAGTGGCGTTTTCGAAAGCACGTCTGTACCAGTTTTCGAAACTACAACAATGACCTCACCTGTATTCGAAACCACTACAGAGTCTGCTTTTGAAACTACAACGTCTGTACCCGTTATCGATACTACACCCTTGTCTCTACCTCAGGATCTCATTTTCCCAGATGGTGATGACAATACTAATGCTTCATTTAGTAATGGCATCAGCACTGCAGTGCCGGATGTGCTTGATGCTATCCTCCATGTAGATATACCAGGGAACCAAGATATTGTATTTGGAGGTGAGGTCCAACTAGACCAAAACCAGACGGTCCGAAATTTACAACAAGGGTTTAGTGGTGAAAGCCAAACAAATATGGATATACAAGGTAATGAAGAAGTCGTACAAACTCCAAGTGACAATTTATCCTTTCCCCAAGTCCCTATGCAGAATGAAAGTCCTGCAGCCAACCAACAGGTCACAGTTGATGAAAAGCAACAGGCCTCTAAGGACACCCAACTAAAACCACACAGAACGGGAAATGCCAATGAGACCAGCCAAAACGCAGGTATTAATTCGACTGCAGATGTCCCTTTCACGAACGagcaggcagagagggaggaatcGTCGGGAATTCAAATAAGCGCAGAAGTGCCACTGAACACCACTGATGAGCAAACTGATACAAAAGATGAGAGACCAAACCTTGCCTCTCAACTTCCATTTCTAGAGCTTCCTGAAGGTGCTTTTGGCTTTACGGTCACCCTTGGAGAGATTAACAATACTCAGTCCATCACACAAGAAAACATTGATAATCTGTTGCAGAACAATACTAAAATTACCACAGAAGATATTGATGATCAGATACAGAACAATACTCAGTCCATTGCAGAACTTATTGACAATCCGTTGCAGAACAGTGCTCCAGTTATTacagaaaatagtaatgatgggtTGCAGACAGCCACACAGAACAGCACTGATGTCTCTAATTTACAGACCGAAGAAACAGATGTTTCATTTAGACAAGGAAATGATACTTTCGTGGACCTTCAATCCAATGACACTGACACTGGCATACTTATCATTGAGTCTACAGTGGAAGATACAGTACCATTATTGAACATTCCTGGAAGGGTTGAACCATCAGGAATTTCCTCACAGACGCCCGTGGATGTACTTCTTTTGGGTGAGTCTGGCGAGAATATTGATTCCCAAACTTCAGCAAAGGGAACACAAGGGGACAGCAGTTGTAATGATACTGGAGATCTGTCCCATAATGCAGAATTAACAATTGATTTTTCATCATCTGAGGAACCGATTATATTGTTAGACAGTTCGGTAGAACTGGCCTCTATAGAAGACAGGGGGAAAGACAAAAATCAGGATTTTGTCTCCTTATTCCAAGATCAACTTGATGCAATAAGGAAAGGAATCGATACTAGAGATAAACCATCAGCCCAAGCAGGTAAGACACCAGATCTTCCAGTCCCTTCAGTAGCGTTCACAGGTTTTGGTGAAAAAAATCAATTCACCACAAATGTGCTCTCACCAACCCCAGCTGTACAAAAAgtcacagaaacaacaacaacaacagtcttCATACCTATTGTTAAACCAACAAACTCTCCATCAACTACTAAGAAAGTTGTGTCCACCTTGAAGGGGAGACCAACACCCAAGCCAGGAATATGGAGGCCAACATTTGGTCTACCTGTTCAGACACAGACCTCGAGGCCAACTTCATTAAAGGGCATCAGCAACCAACCTAGTTTAGCTTCATTTCTGGGAGGCTCAACTCCACCAGCAAGCTTTGGATTATATGGAAACTATAACAACCAACAAAGTGTGGGAGCCATTGCAACTCCTGGCCAGGGACAGTATACGAGACCGAGTTCAATTTATGATAATGCCAGTCAACAGCAAAATCTGGGAACATACTCAGAATCTCAGGGTCaaacacaaaaagataatgaaagggagaaatgggTATGGAGGAACAGTTTCAGCAGTTTACCCATTAGAGGTAGAgaagaaaatatcaaaaacagGCCCCTAacttataataccaataattttgCTTCTGGAACTGGTAGTCAAGGAGGAAACCATTATGCAGGTAGCACCTATGACCAGAATAAGCCCAAACACACCGAATATGGGAAGGACAGCGAAACGGACCGCTGGGTATGGACCTCAAACAGAAGCGGTTCCCTGCCAACTCAAAATCCACCGACACCTTTCCCAATCAGAAACACATGGGTTCCAGACAACTACCTACTCAGCCCTAGTGTAGTAAACTATGTTTACAGCAGAGTGAGTCCAGATACCTCAGAGACACCAGTCACTGACTCATCTAAGAAGCTAGGGAACAGAGTTACACAACCTGGGCCCACTACAACAACAACGCCTTATTATTGGTATAGTAGCCACAGTCACACAGATCCCCGTGTGTCAGTAGCATCTCGCAACGTGAGATCACCTCCTACCTCTAGACATCATTAG